In Oncorhynchus tshawytscha isolate Ot180627B linkage group LG06, Otsh_v2.0, whole genome shotgun sequence, the following are encoded in one genomic region:
- the LOC112252159 gene encoding N-acetyllactosaminide beta-1,3-N-acetylglucosaminyltransferase 3-like, whose product MRRSSRLLESTALLVISILCLVIIFIKEDIRPKKPSNHFQINRRESTYQNRPQNPTSESAGVSTWGHCERNESAANVSGFSSLPVHIQDFLFYRHCRHFPMLLNVPDKCGGPHKSGDVFLLLVIKSSPANYDRREVLRKTWAKERQQNGVWIHRIFLSGTTGTGFEKRKLNKLLRLENREHNDILQWDFNDSFFNLTLKQILFLEWMDKNCRQARFLLNGDDDIFANTDNMVDYLQSLKDNDGDKHLFAGHLIRYVGPIRESGSKYYVPVQVQESDSYPPYCGGGGFLLSGNTAMVIYKMTHTIPILPIDDVYMGMCLEKAGLGPESHFGVRTAGLHVPSQNGDTYDPCYYREIILVHRFLPHQIYIMWHGIHEPNLRCSNSQGSL is encoded by the coding sequence ATGAGAAGGTCGTCTCGTTTGCTTGAGTCAACAGCTTTACTTGTGATCAGCATTCTGTGCTTGGTCATAATTTTTATTAAAGAGGACATTCGTCCTAAAAAACCCTCAAACCATTTCCAGATAAACAGGAGGGAATCAACCTATCAAAACAGACCTCAGAATCCAACCAGTGAGAGCGCAGGTGTTTCTACCTGGGGCCATTGTGAACGGAATGAGTCTGCGGCCAATGTGTCAGGGTTTTCCTCTCTGCCAGTTCACATCCAAGACTTCCTTTTCTATCGTCACTGCCGCCACTTCCCAATGCTGCTGAATGTACCTGATAAATGTGGAGGCCCTCACAAGTCTGGTGACGTCTTTCTTCTGCTGGTCATAAAAAGCTCACCTGCGAATTATGACCGCCGTGAGGTATTACGGAAAACCTGGGCCAAGGAGAGACAGCAGAATGGAGTCTGGATTCACAGGATTTTTCTCTCGGGAACAACAGGCACAGGCTTTGAGAAGCGCAAGCTAAATAAGCTTCTACGACTGGAGAACCGTGAGCATAATGACATCTTACAGTGGGACTTCAACGACTCCTTCTTCAACCTCACCCTGAAGCAGATTTTGTTCTTAGAATGGATGGACAAGAACTGCCGCCAGGCCCGATTTCTCCTCAACGGTGACGATGATATCTTCGCCAACACAGATAACATGGTGGACTACCTTCAGAGTCTAAAAGACAATGATGGTGACAAGCACCTTTTTGCAGGTCATCTAATCCGCTATGTAGGACCCATTAGAGAGTCAGGGAGCAAATACTATGTCCCAGTCCAGGTTCAAGAGTCAGACTCATATCCCCCTTACTGTGGGGGAGGGGGCTTCCTGCTCTCTGGAAACACAGCTATGGTCATTTACAAAATGACCCATACCATTCCCATTTTGCCAATTGATGATGTCTACATGGGAATGTGTCTGGAAAAGGCTGGTCTTGGGCCAGAGTCCCATTTCGGAGTCAGGACTGCTGGACTTCATGTCCCCTCCCAAAACGGGGACACTTACGATCCTTGTTATTATAGGGAAATCATTTTAGTACACAGATTTCTGCCTCATCAGATATATATTATGTGGCACGGAATACATGAACCTAACTTGAGATGTAGTAATTCGCAAGGTTCTCTTTAG